A section of the Myxocyprinus asiaticus isolate MX2 ecotype Aquarium Trade chromosome 40, UBuf_Myxa_2, whole genome shotgun sequence genome encodes:
- the LOC127431120 gene encoding uncharacterized protein LOC127431120 translates to MRPRSRLLVKRGLPTIKEGYEELVQDLNQTNSQHTTTQDYFLSICHLARPTFPLHEPDCDILSIGPLDSPKPCLRMHRIRQHLQTPQPHTSTSSDHTVQQAHKEQDIGRSALSELLQDKASEEGSECRGDSPGPVDPLEYLYSNRGALALSTRRGSIPPRRPRSDTFPGVSSAPDTQRKGSCPELCLAETVTTATVLQRSPLNRRKLDDSSLAARNGVPNKLDGTPAGWRGKSCRSMDKQTIVSHWIADCRSAWKEARIHACVLPAIAEK, encoded by the coding sequence ATGCGTCCAAGGTCCAGATTACTGGTGAAACGAGGCCTGCCCACCATTAAGGAGGGCTATGAGGAGCTGGTGCAGGACCTGAACCAGACCAACAGCCAGCACACTACAACACAGGACTACTTCCTCTCCATCTGCCATCTGGCCCGGCCCACCTTCCCTCTGCATGAGCCCGACTGTGACATCCTCTCCATAGGCCCTTTGGACTCCCCAAAACCCTGCCTACGAATGCACCGCATACGCCAGCATCTGCAAACTCCACAGCCTCACACCTCCACAAGTAGCGACCACACTGTTCAGCAAGCCCACAAAGAGCAAGACATCGGCAGATCTGCTTTGTCAGAACTGCTGCAGGACAAGGCCTCAGAGGAGGGCAGTGAATGCAGAGGTGACAGCCCAGGCCCTGTGGATCCGCTAGAGTACCTCTACAGCAACAGAGGCGCACTAGCTCTCTCCACCAGGAGGGGGAGCATTCCTCCACGCAGGCCACGCAGTGACACCTTCCCAGGCGTCTCCTCTGCACCTGACACTCAGCGCAAGGGGAGTTGTCCTGAGCTGTGCCTGGCTGAGACGGTTACTACGGCGACAGTCCTGCAGCGGTCGCCGCTCAACAGGAGGAAGCTGGATGACAGTAGCCTTGCTGCACGTAATGGCGTTCCCAACAAGCTCGATGGCACTCCTGCTGGATGGAGGGGAAAGAGTTGTCGcagtatggacaaacagacaattGTGTCCCACTGGATCGCAGATTGCCGCAGTGCGTGGAAGGAGGCCCGCATTCACGCATGCGTGCTGCCCGCCATTGCCGAGAAGTAA